The genome window GCGGCCACATGCCGATCCTGGGCCGGAGTCTGACGACTCCGTCACAGGGGGCTCGTTCACCATCCTATCCCGAGGGAAGGCAGGATCCCGCGCTTCACCCGCGCAGATGTCATGCGTGACGGGTTGATTTATGGCGTTCTTGACGGAGCAGCGTGCTTTCCTGACTCCGGCACCGTGCTCAGGACTTCGTGAGCAGGGCCACGGATTCCATGTGGTGGGTGTCCGGGTACAGGTCATAGACGTCGACCTTCGCCGCGGTCCAGCCGGCCTGGGACAACAGCCCCAGGTCGCGGGCGAAGGACGCGGGATCGCAGGAGACGTAGACGATCCTCTCCGGGTCCAGTCGGTGGATCCGTTCCACGGCAGTCTTGCCTGCGCCCGCCCGTGGCGGGTCGAGCACCACCGTGTCGACCGAGTGCCCACCCAGGCCGCAATCGGCGACCGGCTGGTCCGGCTTGGACAGCCAGCCGCCCAGTACCCGGTCGGTCATGCCGTTGAGCACGGCCGCCTGGGTGACCCCGTGGAGGTTGCGCCGGGCGTCCCGGCTGGCTCCCGGTGCGGCCTCCACGGACAGCACCAGCCCCTCGGTCCCGACCCGGTCGGCCAGGAACGCGGAGAACAGTCCGGCACCGGCGTACAGGTCGGCGATCACCTGTCCGGGCTGCGGGTCGGCCGCCGCGAGCACGGCGTCGACCAGCATGGAGGGAGCCGAACGGTGGACCTGCCAGAAGCCGTCCCCGGTGATCCGGAAGGCGTGTTCGGACCCGCGGACACTGGCCACTGTCTCCTGGGTCCAGGTCCGGCCGCGCAGGCGGTGTATCTCTGGCCGGTCGTTCGGGGTCTCGCCCGGCACGATCAGCGCCACGGAGGTGCCCTCCGGCAGCCGGCTGGTCTGCCGGTGCATGCGGCCGCCCAGCTGGGACACGTCGGCACCGTCAGCGGGGGTGAGCAGCACCAGGGCCGACTCGCCGGAGGCGGGCGTGGCCACGTCCACCCGGGAGAGGCCGGTGAAGTCCAGTTCCCAGAGCTTGAGGGCGTCCAGGCCCGGCACGCCGAGGGGCATGTTCCG of Citricoccus sp. K5 contains these proteins:
- a CDS encoding class I SAM-dependent RNA methyltransferase, with amino-acid sequence MTTIRDTSNVDVARQPVHGASGTAGLPEMPQILELEAGPMAHGGHCVARHEGRVVFVRHAIPGEVVRAVVTEAGEGARFWRADAVEVLHGSEFRRTHQWKLADSLRAHAAGRLPVGGAEYGHIVLPHQRRLKAQVFRDTVARIAGLQLEVHVTGAPGDDPSGLHWRTRNAFAVTPTGRLAMHAHRSTVLVPVRNMPLGVPGLDALKLWELDFTGLSRVDVATPASGESALVLLTPADGADVSQLGGRMHRQTSRLPEGTSVALIVPGETPNDRPEIHRLRGRTWTQETVASVRGSEHAFRITGDGFWQVHRSAPSMLVDAVLAAADPQPGQVIADLYAGAGLFSAFLADRVGTEGLVLSVEAAPGASRDARRNLHGVTQAAVLNGMTDRVLGGWLSKPDQPVADCGLGGHSVDTVVLDPPRAGAGKTAVERIHRLDPERIVYVSCDPASFARDLGLLSQAGWTAAKVDVYDLYPDTHHMESVALLTKS